The Dyella caseinilytica genome has a window encoding:
- a CDS encoding family 43 glycosylhydrolase, with product MVNDSRRNVFRMALLGAAAAPFSLRSATAAATCKDGDPQAVTWGRGVEGQRKADLGDGTYRNPIVSGDHPDPTILKDGNDYYMTFSPFEAFPGLIIWHSTDLVNWAPLGPALSKPLGTVWASDLCKHQGRYFIYMPANPGAGWSIYVIWADDIKGPWSDPIDLKIGDCIDPSHVVGEDGKRYLFVNGVRRIGLSDDGLAKDGELQSAYKPWRYPDDWVVENFAPEGPKLLRRGEWFYLIMAVGGTAGPPTGHMVIAARSRSIHGPWEHCPHNPLVRTMSAAEPWWSRGHASLVEGPAGDWWMVYHGYENGFRTLGRQTLLEPIEWTQDGWFRAKGGDLSAPLAKPKGGAASSSGFALSDDFAHNRLGIQWCLHDASPGERARISYEAGGMNIAAKGRSPADSPPVTCLVGDRSYVVEASLELTGDAEGGLLLYYNPVAFVGVGFSPDEMKTYEYAQEQTWMRTSMPTRRVRIRLTNEQNVVTYHYSHDDGKTWILHGLRMEVSGIHHNVFGGFVSLKVGIYSANEGSVVIRDFSYRAIS from the coding sequence ATGGTGAACGATTCCCGCCGCAACGTCTTTCGGATGGCATTGCTGGGTGCGGCGGCTGCGCCGTTTTCCCTGCGTAGCGCTACTGCCGCCGCTACATGCAAAGACGGTGACCCTCAGGCCGTGACGTGGGGTAGGGGTGTCGAGGGCCAGCGCAAGGCCGACCTTGGCGACGGAACGTATCGAAATCCGATCGTTTCCGGTGATCATCCTGATCCGACCATCCTCAAAGATGGCAACGATTACTACATGACGTTTTCGCCCTTTGAAGCATTTCCTGGGCTGATCATCTGGCATTCCACCGATCTGGTGAACTGGGCGCCGCTCGGTCCGGCACTTTCAAAGCCGCTCGGTACGGTGTGGGCGTCTGACTTATGCAAGCACCAGGGCCGTTACTTCATCTACATGCCGGCCAATCCGGGAGCAGGTTGGTCGATCTATGTGATATGGGCCGACGACATCAAGGGCCCGTGGAGCGACCCCATCGATCTGAAGATCGGTGATTGCATCGATCCCAGTCATGTTGTGGGTGAGGACGGCAAGCGCTATCTGTTCGTCAACGGCGTTCGCCGCATAGGACTTTCCGACGATGGCTTGGCCAAGGATGGCGAACTGCAGTCGGCCTATAAGCCCTGGCGATATCCCGACGACTGGGTCGTGGAGAACTTTGCGCCGGAAGGACCGAAACTGTTGCGACGTGGTGAATGGTTCTATCTGATCATGGCCGTGGGTGGCACGGCGGGGCCACCCACCGGTCACATGGTAATTGCGGCACGCTCCCGCTCCATCCACGGTCCGTGGGAACACTGTCCGCACAATCCGCTGGTGCGCACCATGAGTGCAGCGGAGCCGTGGTGGTCGCGCGGACATGCGTCTTTGGTAGAAGGACCGGCCGGTGACTGGTGGATGGTTTATCACGGTTACGAAAATGGCTTCAGGACCTTGGGACGTCAGACGTTGCTGGAACCGATCGAATGGACGCAAGACGGATGGTTCCGCGCGAAGGGTGGTGATCTTTCCGCGCCGCTTGCAAAACCGAAGGGAGGTGCTGCGAGCTCGTCGGGTTTTGCCTTGTCGGATGACTTCGCTCACAACCGGCTGGGCATACAGTGGTGCTTGCATGATGCGTCGCCTGGCGAGAGAGCGCGGATCAGTTATGAAGCTGGAGGGATGAATATCGCCGCCAAAGGACGCTCACCGGCAGATAGCCCCCCGGTGACATGCCTGGTGGGCGATCGCTCCTACGTGGTGGAAGCCAGCCTGGAGCTGACCGGCGATGCCGAAGGCGGTCTGTTGCTGTACTACAACCCGGTGGCGTTCGTTGGCGTGGGGTTTTCGCCGGATGAAATGAAAACCTACGAATATGCGCAGGAGCAAACCTGGATGCGCACGTCCATGCCGACCCGGCGCGTACGCATTCGGCTGACAAACGAACAGAACGTCGTCACCTATCACTACTCGCACGACGACGGTAAAACCTGGATCCTGCATGGTCTTCGCATGGAGGTCTCAGGCATTCATCACAACGTGTTCGGCGGCTTTGTGAGCCTGAAGGTCGGCATCTACAGCGCGAACGAAGGCAGCGTTGTGATCAGAGACTTCAGCTATCGCGCGATTTCGTAG
- a CDS encoding MMPL family transporter gives MTELIVRLVQFCRRFAVYVVLFYVVMAGAGIWLAAHRLSVDTNTDNLFAKTLPWRQHAMAFDREFPQFNNLLVAVVRGATPEESAETAAQLAKAMEADKKHFIDVSRPDADPFFRSEGLLLPDPDELAKLLNSLMNAQPLLGPLAADPSARGLLNGVSLMAAGVRIQHADLTPYKPALDQLRQVLDNAADGHPTPLSWQSLLGSDITQQPENVTFVLTHPVLDENSLEPGRAATRAMEHIRDNLPDVKSGRVRIDYTGPVALADVQFGALTKGIVWSTIGSLLLLTLWLYLAMHSFRRIIPILITLLVGFALTIGFAALAIGTLNVISVAFAVLFVGLAVDFGIQFAVRMREMRMLHAEINVAIAECARVSGSQIAVAAAATACGFLAFSPTSFVGVAELGTIAGVGMGIALFCTLSLLPALFSIFKPQRQTQELSLAFGPKMDVVLHRHYKPVLIAFTLLGAIGLYAAIRMPFDANPLNTQDQTSEPMRTLRSLADNPITNPFNINIMVPDLATARTLTDKLEKLPEVSSVISAATFVPAHQEASLDQLNQAQVLMLPSLDVDPSAPPITPAALRSAIEDAHDAIVDAHAEMPADSPLYGIDAALQKLAKAPDDRLMAMNEAVSRFLPAQLQSLRDALNAKAVTLETLPESIKRDWVSPSGQVRIQVSPTVNDQDTEGLRRFVEAVQKIAPDAGGPAVTTIASAETMMNAFKQAAVLAIITIAIVLMLVIRRVKDTGIVLLTLGMSALLTALLARALGMAVNYANIISLPLLLGVGVSFNVYFVMNWRAGMRRFISSASARAVLFSALTTGTAFGSLALSHDLGMSSMGRMLLVSLVAVLLATFVFLPALLYAIKPPTQISGTGH, from the coding sequence GTGACTGAGCTTATCGTCCGTCTTGTCCAATTCTGCCGGCGTTTTGCCGTGTATGTGGTGCTGTTCTACGTCGTGATGGCGGGAGCCGGCATCTGGCTGGCCGCGCATCGCCTGAGCGTGGACACCAATACCGACAATCTGTTCGCCAAAACCCTGCCCTGGCGTCAGCACGCCATGGCGTTCGACCGCGAATTCCCGCAGTTCAACAATCTGCTGGTTGCGGTGGTGCGTGGCGCGACGCCGGAGGAATCGGCCGAAACCGCCGCGCAACTGGCCAAGGCGATGGAGGCGGATAAAAAGCATTTCATCGACGTAAGCCGTCCGGATGCCGATCCCTTCTTCCGCTCGGAAGGCTTGTTGCTGCCCGACCCGGACGAACTGGCCAAGCTGCTCAATTCGCTGATGAACGCGCAGCCGTTGCTCGGTCCGCTGGCCGCCGATCCGTCAGCACGCGGGCTGTTGAACGGCGTGTCGCTGATGGCAGCGGGTGTGCGCATCCAGCATGCCGACCTGACGCCTTACAAACCCGCGCTGGATCAGTTGCGTCAGGTGCTCGACAATGCTGCGGATGGCCATCCCACGCCGCTGTCCTGGCAGAGCTTGCTCGGCTCGGATATCACCCAGCAGCCTGAAAACGTCACCTTCGTGTTGACGCATCCTGTATTGGATGAAAATTCCCTGGAACCAGGACGTGCCGCGACCAGGGCCATGGAGCACATCCGCGACAACCTGCCTGATGTGAAGAGCGGCCGTGTGCGTATCGATTACACCGGCCCGGTCGCGCTCGCCGACGTGCAGTTCGGCGCGCTCACCAAGGGCATTGTGTGGAGCACCATCGGCAGTCTGCTATTGCTCACTCTGTGGCTGTATCTGGCCATGCATTCGTTCCGCCGCATCATTCCGATCCTGATCACCTTGCTGGTGGGCTTTGCGCTGACGATCGGCTTTGCCGCGCTGGCGATTGGCACCTTGAACGTGATCTCGGTGGCGTTTGCTGTGCTATTCGTGGGCCTCGCGGTGGACTTCGGCATTCAGTTCGCCGTGCGCATGCGCGAGATGCGCATGCTGCACGCCGAGATCAACGTCGCCATTGCCGAATGCGCACGCGTATCCGGTAGCCAGATCGCGGTCGCCGCCGCTGCGACGGCATGTGGCTTCCTCGCCTTCTCACCCACCAGCTTCGTCGGTGTCGCCGAACTGGGCACCATTGCCGGTGTCGGCATGGGCATCGCGCTTTTTTGTACGCTAAGCCTGCTACCTGCACTATTCAGCATCTTCAAGCCGCAACGCCAGACACAGGAACTGTCGCTGGCGTTCGGCCCAAAGATGGACGTGGTCTTGCATCGCCATTACAAGCCGGTGCTGATTGCGTTCACCCTGCTCGGCGCTATTGGCTTGTATGCGGCGATACGCATGCCGTTCGACGCCAACCCGCTCAATACACAGGACCAGACGTCCGAACCGATGCGCACGCTGCGCAGTCTGGCTGACAATCCGATCACCAATCCTTTCAACATCAACATCATGGTGCCCGACCTGGCCACGGCGCGCACGCTCACCGACAAATTGGAGAAACTGCCAGAAGTCTCCAGCGTGATCTCGGCGGCGACCTTCGTGCCGGCCCATCAGGAGGCCTCGCTGGATCAGCTCAATCAGGCGCAAGTACTGATGTTGCCGTCGCTGGATGTCGATCCGTCAGCGCCACCGATCACGCCTGCGGCGCTGCGCTCGGCGATCGAAGATGCGCACGATGCCATCGTCGATGCTCATGCGGAAATGCCGGCCGACTCACCGCTGTACGGCATCGACGCGGCGCTGCAGAAACTCGCCAAGGCCCCCGACGATCGCTTGATGGCGATGAATGAAGCCGTGAGCCGTTTCTTGCCCGCTCAGCTGCAGAGCCTGCGTGATGCGCTGAACGCGAAAGCCGTGACGCTTGAGACATTGCCCGAATCCATCAAGCGCGATTGGGTGAGTCCTTCCGGACAGGTGCGCATCCAGGTTTCGCCCACGGTCAATGATCAGGACACCGAGGGCCTGCGCCGTTTCGTGGAGGCCGTGCAAAAGATCGCTCCCGACGCGGGTGGCCCTGCCGTCACGACCATCGCTTCTGCCGAAACCATGATGAATGCGTTCAAACAGGCTGCCGTGCTGGCCATTATCACCATCGCGATCGTGCTGATGCTGGTCATCCGCCGCGTCAAAGACACCGGCATCGTGCTGCTGACGCTCGGTATGTCTGCCCTGCTCACCGCCTTGCTCGCCCGCGCGCTGGGCATGGCGGTGAATTACGCCAACATCATCTCGCTGCCGCTGCTGCTGGGCGTAGGCGTATCGTTCAACGTGTACTTCGTGATGAACTGGCGTGCCGGCATGCGCCGTTTCATCAGTTCCGCCTCGGCGCGTGCGGTGCTGTTCTCCGCACTGACCACGGGCACGGCCTTTGGCTCACTCGCACTGTCGCACGATCTGGGCATGTCGAGCATGGGACGCATGCTGCTGGTAAGCCTGGTGGCAGTGTTGCTGGCGACCTTCGTGTTCCTGCCTGCGCTGCTTTACGCGATCAAGCCGCCGACGCAGATCAGTGGCACGGGGCATTAA
- the dxs gene encoding 1-deoxy-D-xylulose-5-phosphate synthase, producing the protein MIDLSRYPHLSAIESPADLRRVPDDQLGVIADELRGYLIEAVASSGGHFGAGLGVVELTVALHAVFDTPHDRLIWDVGHQCYPHKILTGRRDRITTIKKKNGLAPFPRREESEYDTFGVGHSSTSISAALGMAIALKRKGDARKIITVVGDGAMTAGMAFEALNHAADVNADMLVVFNDNGMSISENVGGLNKSMTRLPGTLFEEMGFHYNGPVDGHDVQSLLHALRAVKNLPGPQLLHVITTKGKGYAPAEQAQIEYHAVGPFDPSAGVVKKAGPTKPTYSDVFGDWLCDMAAADERLLGITPAMREGSGLVRFSREYPQRYFDVAIAEQHAVTLAAGMACEGAKPVVAIYSTFLQRAYDQVIHDVALQNLDVTFAIDRAGVVGPDGATHAGSFDLGFLRCLPNMVIMAPADENECRAMLTTGFHHNGPAAVRYPRGTGTGVAIAKELETLPIGKAELRRRGHGLAILSFGAMLAPATEIADAFDATLVNMRFVKPLDETLLLELAKDHGAFVTLEDNAVAGGAGSAVAECLAAHGVTLPILHLGLPDAYLEHGTREEVLSEAGLDLPGIRKAIVTRFPKLGSLNQASA; encoded by the coding sequence ATGATCGACCTGTCCCGCTACCCGCATCTGTCCGCGATCGAGTCGCCGGCGGATCTTCGCCGCGTACCCGACGACCAGCTTGGTGTGATCGCCGATGAACTGCGGGGGTATCTGATCGAGGCTGTCGCAAGTTCTGGCGGTCATTTCGGAGCGGGCCTGGGCGTGGTGGAACTGACGGTCGCGCTGCATGCGGTGTTCGACACCCCGCATGACCGGCTGATCTGGGACGTGGGTCATCAGTGCTATCCGCACAAGATCCTCACCGGTCGCCGCGACCGCATCACCACCATCAAGAAGAAAAATGGCTTGGCGCCATTTCCGCGTCGCGAGGAAAGCGAGTACGACACGTTTGGCGTCGGTCACTCATCCACCTCGATCTCTGCTGCGCTGGGCATGGCCATCGCGCTGAAACGCAAAGGTGATGCGCGCAAGATCATCACGGTCGTTGGCGATGGCGCCATGACGGCCGGCATGGCGTTCGAAGCACTCAATCATGCGGCTGATGTGAATGCGGACATGCTGGTGGTGTTCAACGACAACGGCATGTCGATCAGCGAGAACGTCGGTGGCTTAAACAAGTCGATGACGCGCCTGCCTGGCACGCTGTTCGAGGAAATGGGCTTTCACTACAACGGTCCGGTCGATGGCCATGATGTGCAGTCATTGCTGCACGCGCTGCGTGCGGTGAAGAATCTGCCTGGCCCGCAGCTGCTTCATGTGATCACCACCAAGGGCAAAGGTTATGCGCCAGCGGAACAGGCGCAAATCGAATATCACGCTGTCGGTCCGTTCGATCCAAGCGCAGGTGTGGTGAAGAAAGCCGGACCAACGAAACCGACCTACTCCGATGTCTTCGGCGACTGGCTATGCGATATGGCCGCAGCGGATGAACGCTTACTCGGCATCACGCCGGCCATGCGCGAAGGCTCGGGGCTGGTGCGTTTTTCCCGTGAATATCCGCAGCGTTATTTCGACGTCGCCATCGCTGAGCAACATGCGGTCACGCTGGCAGCAGGTATGGCCTGTGAAGGCGCAAAGCCTGTGGTCGCGATCTATTCCACCTTCTTGCAACGTGCTTACGATCAAGTGATTCACGATGTCGCGTTGCAGAATCTGGATGTCACCTTCGCCATCGACCGCGCAGGGGTGGTGGGACCGGATGGCGCCACCCATGCAGGCAGTTTCGATCTGGGCTTTCTGCGCTGCTTGCCCAACATGGTGATCATGGCACCGGCTGACGAGAATGAATGCCGCGCCATGCTTACCACGGGTTTTCACCACAACGGTCCGGCGGCTGTCCGCTATCCGCGCGGCACCGGTACGGGCGTGGCGATCGCCAAGGAACTGGAGACGCTGCCGATCGGCAAGGCGGAACTGCGCCGCCGTGGCCACGGCCTGGCGATCCTGAGCTTCGGAGCGATGCTGGCGCCGGCCACAGAAATCGCCGACGCGTTCGATGCCACGCTGGTGAACATGCGTTTCGTGAAGCCGCTGGATGAAACCTTGCTGCTGGAGCTAGCGAAAGACCACGGTGCCTTCGTCACGCTTGAGGACAACGCGGTCGCCGGTGGCGCGGGATCCGCGGTGGCCGAATGTCTGGCAGCACATGGTGTAACCTTGCCGATCCTGCATCTGGGCCTGCCCGATGCGTATCTGGAACACGGTACCCGCGAGGAAGTACTAAGCGAGGCCGGACTTGATCTGCCAGGGATTCGCAAGGCCATCGTTACCCGTTTTCCGAAGCTAGGTTCATTGAACCAGGCAAGTGCTTGA